One genomic window of Arachis hypogaea cultivar Tifrunner chromosome 8, arahy.Tifrunner.gnm2.J5K5, whole genome shotgun sequence includes the following:
- the LOC112707480 gene encoding telomerase reverse transcriptase isoform X1, translating to MSRKRRPTVPGVLWRMFRNQARTLCDTIISLLPPPLASPDLCRCNGRRCLGCAADAMSFLLRPDDPSDYRKLLTKCFVVVAGNAPSVPCFYHCSPVTCPQNEIVCKVIEEMLCRRQTAKTNVLCVAYDRRKRSSHIVELLSCASWCCLLGRVGHDLMIYLLNNTSIFLPAPRGKHYQVGGPPINEKCFEMLKCSSKSGYQHPSVHKCGANKRKRSESDDVGNLTCKQQKSHISYSTDGLSGLASSLGLTSVESSTLMINHHESINDNNVSDVPRPKRTATVITKSESEGKQGLGSCTPRLGKRSRAFRWQRHRSKKQKQSTTDENSLLINRNMHTTNNDCARASFQCDNTSPSFHEKLQMTWQCSCCSLLQSLQAVQKAIDIKRHPIFYNIESSPSVLPKKHILYSLWPNLTSSKSLIGDVFGFVDASTSTRPIPCSHSSGSCLIGSACLYHSLVKWFKHLIRRTQCCQHTKLLAKHCVDNIEAIDSQCEAVKSYCSKSQVVSFIWAVSRSLVPYELLGSPSNQRIMRRNISKFINLRRFEKFPLKLCMHGLKTSRFPFLSNEYFLNSQNACFRTDVEGHHKVFHEEFRKWSNAIHDIKCKLLEKWIFWYYSFLVVPLVQANFYVTESEQGKNDVFYYCKPVWNKLTNRTINCFKDSGYSSLDNVAVQNILRGRPFGFSKLRLQPKENGVRMVANLKGSSRMPLHMPTSASGAQYTRREGTLTQQKTRSERYQSVNFALRDAHTILKGIQFKDPLKLGSSVFDYNDVYKKLCTFLVGQKKGLTHMPNLFIITSDVSKAFDSVDQEKLLGIMKDILVEDEYFLKQYDQIVCTKKSLWVQKQFTMLETFKAGHTQFTSFQSQHSVFVNQERRKHVRKKLLFSYLTEHVKHNVLQFDGKFFLQGVGIPQGGVLSTLLCSFYYGHLEQHVIFPFLRRALESGSCKDNDAANTNSGDKVSSPCYLLMRFIDDFLFLSTSKKLAASFLSRMQRGFRAYNCYMNVRKFGANFDVEQMSGSLLNRIYVGKDGATSFIRWSGLLINSSTMEIQADYTRYLNNHLSSTLTVCWQGNPGINLKEKLYLFLRPKCHPIFFDSNINSDAVVRLNIYQVFVLCAMKFHCYIRDLTFICKLPKKYCLDIIWRSLRYMYLLIKKRMRSMRLGSGIRPILKLKKEEVQWLGLHAYVKVLKRKESRHKALLASLRSRSLSSPEISRCVTPDLIYAVNAKNNTLLWRIKY from the exons ATGTCGAGGAAACGCAGGCCTACAGTACCCGGCGTCCTATGGCGCATGTTCCGCAACCAAGCGCGTACACTCTGCGACACCATTATCTCGCTGCTCCCTCCGCCGCTTGCATCGCCGGACCTTTGCCGCTGCAATGGCCGCCGTTGCCTTGGCTGCGCTGCCGACGCCATGTCGTTCCTCCTTAGGCCCGACGACCCCTCCGATTACCGCAAACTCCTCACAAAGTGCTTTGTCGTCGTCGCCGGAAACGCGCCTTCAGTCCCCTGTTTCTATCACTGTTCTCCTGTTACCTGTCCCCAAAATGAG ATTGTGTGTAAGGTCATTGAAGAGATGCTGTGTAGAAGGCAAACAGCTAAGACCAATGTATTGTGCGTTGCTTATGATAGG AGAAAACGCTCAAGCCATATTGTGGAGCTTTTAAGCTGTGCATCTTGGTGTTGCCTGTTAGGAAGA GTTGGACACGATCTTATGATTTATTTATTGAACAATACATCGATATTCCTGCCAGCTCCCCGTGGAAAACACTATCAGGTGGGAGGTCCTCCTATCAATGAGAAGTGCTTTGAGATGCTCAAGTGCTCGTCAAAGTCTGGCTATCAACATCCTTCTGTTCATAAATGCG gagcaaataaaagaaaaagatctGAATCAGATGATGTTGGAAACTTAACATGTAAGCAACAAAAGAGCCATATATCTTACAGCACCGATGGTCTTAGTGGCCTTGCAAGTAGTCTTGGCTTAACTAGTGTGGAGTCTTCAACCCTAATGATCAATCATCATGAGAGCATCAATGACAACAATGTCTCTGATGTTCCCAGGCCAAAAAGAACTGCTACTGTTATAACAAAGTCAGAATCAGAAGGGAAACAAGGTTTGGGTAGTTGTACACCTAGGCTTGGAAAAAGATCTAGGGCATTTAGATGGCAGCGGCACAGAAGCAAAAAACAGAAGCAATCAACGACTGATGAGAACAGTTTACTTATTAATAGGAATATGCATACTACTAATAATGATTGTGCTCGTGCTAGTTTTCAGTGTGACAATACTAGCCCAAGTTTTCATGAAAAG TTGCAGATGACTTGGCAATGTTCTTGCTGTTCACTCTTGCAATCTCTTCAAGCTGTTCAGAAGGCAATCGATATCAAAAGGCATCCTATCTTCTACAACATTGAGTCTTCACCCTCAGTTCTTCCAAAGAAAC ATATTTTATATTCGTTATGGCCAAATTTGACTTCTTCAAAAAGTCTCATTGGCGATGTGTTTGGCTTCGTAGATGCAAGTACCAGCACTCGGCCAATTCCTTGTTCCCACAGCAGTGGCTCATGTCTCATTGGCTCTGCATGCCT GTACCACTCCCTTGTTAAGTGGTTTAAACATCTCATTCGCAGGACACAGTGTTGCCAGCATACAAAGCTCTTGGCTAAGCATTGTGTAGATAATATTGAAGCAATTGATTCACAGTGTGAGGCAGTTAAGTCATACTGCTCGAAAAGTCAAGTGGTATCTTTCATATGGGCTGTTTCTAGGAGTTTAGTTCCTTACGAGTTATTAGGTTCTCCTTCCAATCAGAGAATCATGAGGAGAAATATTTCGAAGTTCATTAACTTACGGAGATTTGAGAAATTTCCTTTAAAGTTATGCATGCATGGACTTAAAACTTCAAGATTTCCTTTCCTATCAAATGAGTATTTCTTGAATAGTCAAAATGCTTGCTTTCGAACAGATGTAGAAGGACATCATAAAGTGTTTCATGAAGAATTTAGAAAATGGAGCAATGCTATACATGATATTAAATGTAAGCTTCTAGAGAAGTGGATATTCTGGTACTACTCTTTCCTTGTTGTACCATTGGTGCAAGCAAATTTTTATGTTACTGAAAGTGAACAAGGGAAGAACGATGTTTTCTATTATTGCAAACCTGTTTGGAACAAATTGACAAATAGAACTATCAACTGCTTCAAAGACAGTGGATACAGTTCTCTGGATAATGTGGCTGTACAAAATATTCTTAGAGGCAGACCATTTGGATTTTCAAAGCTCAGACTTCAACCAAAAGAAAATGGAGTAAGGATGGTGGCAAATCTCAAAGGTTCATCAAGAATGCCACTGCATATGCCTACTTCGGCTTCGGGAGCTCAATATACCCGAAGAGAGGGAACATTAACACAGCAGAAAACCAGGTCTGAACGCTATCAATCTGTAAATTTTGCGCTTCGTGATGCCCATACCATTCTAAAAGGTATTCAGTTTAAGGATCCTTTGAAGCTAGGTTCTTCAGTGTTTGATTACAATGATGTTTACAAAAAATTATGCACATTTTTGGTTGGCCAGAAGAAGGGATTGACACATATGCCTAATCTATTTATCATCACATCTGATGTATCGAAAGCATTTGATTCTGTTGATCAGGAGAAACTGCTTGGCATAATGAAAGATATTCTCGTGGAAGATGAATATTTTCTAAAGCAGTATGATCAAATTGTTTGCACAAAGAAATCTTTGTGGGTTCAAAAACAATTTACAATGCTGGAAACCTTCAAAGCTGGGCATACACAATTCACTTCATTTCAATCTCAGCATTCTGTCTTTGTCAACCAG GAGCGTCGGAAGCACGTGAGGAAGAAATTGCTATTTTCATATCTCACTGAGCATGTGAAGCACAATGTGTTGCAGTTTGATGGGAAATTTTTCTTGCAAGGTGTTGGTATTCCCCAGGGAGGTGTTTTATCTACTTTGCTTTGCTCCTTTTATTATGGACATTTGGAGCAACATGTGATATTCCCATTTCTTAGAAGGGCACTTGAATCTGGAAGTTGCAAGGATAATGATGCTGCGAACACCAATAGTGGGGATAAAGTCTCATCTCCATGTTATCTACTAATGCGATTTAttgatgattttctttttctatcaacTTCAAAGAAACTGGCAGCTAGCTTTTTGTCCAGGATGCAAAGAGGATTTCGTGCTTATAACTGCTACATGAATGTGAGAAAGTTTGGTGCAAACTTTGATGTAGAACAGATGTCAGGTTCCCTCTTGAACAGGATTTATGTGGGCAAAGATGGTGCAACTTCATTTATTCGTTGGAGTGGTCTGCTAATCAACTCCTCAACTATGGAAATTCAGGCTGACTACACAAG GTACTTGAATAACCATCTAAGCTCAACACTTACAGTTTGCTGGCAAGGAAATCCAGGCATTAATCTAAAGGAGAAGTTGTATCTCTTTTTAAGACCTAAATGCCATCCTATATTCTTCGATTCAAATATCAATTCAGATGCTGTTGTCAGATTGAATATTTATCAAGTATTTGTGTTATGTGCTATGAAGTTTCATTGTTATATTCGTGACCTGACATTCATCTGCAAACTTCCAAAAAAATATTGTTTGGACATTATTTGGAGATCTTTGAG ATATATGTACTTGTTGATAAAGAAAAGGATGCGCTCCATGCGTCTTGGTTCTGGTATCCGGCCAATTCTTAagttgaagaaggaagaagtgcaATGGCTTGGGCTTCATGCTTACGTAAAAGTATTGAAGCGAAAGGAATCGCGTCATAAGGCATTGCTTGCGTCATTAAGGTCAAGGTCGTTGTCATCACCTGAAATATCTAGGTGTGTGACACCTGACCTGATTTATGCAGTTAATGCCAAAAACAACACTTTGCTTTGGAGGATCAAGTATTAG
- the LOC112707480 gene encoding telomerase reverse transcriptase isoform X2, translating into MSRKRRPTVPGVLWRMFRNQARTLCDTIISLLPPPLASPDLCRCNGRRCLGCAADAMSFLLRPDDPSDYRKLLTKCFVVVAGNAPSVPCFYHCSPVTCPQNEIVCKVIEEMLCRRQTAKTNVLCVAYDRRKRSSHIVELLSCASWCCLLGRVGHDLMIYLLNNTSIFLPAPRGKHYQVGGPPINEKCFEMLKCSSKSGYQHPSVHKCGANKRKRSESDDVGNLTCKQQKSHISYSTDGLSGLASSLGLTSVESSTLMINHHESINDNNVSDVPRPKRTATVITKSESEGKQGLGSCTPRLGKRSRAFRWQRHRSKKQKQSTTDENSLLINRNMHTTNNDCARASFQCDNTSPSFHEKMTWQCSCCSLLQSLQAVQKAIDIKRHPIFYNIESSPSVLPKKHILYSLWPNLTSSKSLIGDVFGFVDASTSTRPIPCSHSSGSCLIGSACLYHSLVKWFKHLIRRTQCCQHTKLLAKHCVDNIEAIDSQCEAVKSYCSKSQVVSFIWAVSRSLVPYELLGSPSNQRIMRRNISKFINLRRFEKFPLKLCMHGLKTSRFPFLSNEYFLNSQNACFRTDVEGHHKVFHEEFRKWSNAIHDIKCKLLEKWIFWYYSFLVVPLVQANFYVTESEQGKNDVFYYCKPVWNKLTNRTINCFKDSGYSSLDNVAVQNILRGRPFGFSKLRLQPKENGVRMVANLKGSSRMPLHMPTSASGAQYTRREGTLTQQKTRSERYQSVNFALRDAHTILKGIQFKDPLKLGSSVFDYNDVYKKLCTFLVGQKKGLTHMPNLFIITSDVSKAFDSVDQEKLLGIMKDILVEDEYFLKQYDQIVCTKKSLWVQKQFTMLETFKAGHTQFTSFQSQHSVFVNQERRKHVRKKLLFSYLTEHVKHNVLQFDGKFFLQGVGIPQGGVLSTLLCSFYYGHLEQHVIFPFLRRALESGSCKDNDAANTNSGDKVSSPCYLLMRFIDDFLFLSTSKKLAASFLSRMQRGFRAYNCYMNVRKFGANFDVEQMSGSLLNRIYVGKDGATSFIRWSGLLINSSTMEIQADYTRYLNNHLSSTLTVCWQGNPGINLKEKLYLFLRPKCHPIFFDSNINSDAVVRLNIYQVFVLCAMKFHCYIRDLTFICKLPKKYCLDIIWRSLRYMYLLIKKRMRSMRLGSGIRPILKLKKEEVQWLGLHAYVKVLKRKESRHKALLASLRSRSLSSPEISRCVTPDLIYAVNAKNNTLLWRIKY; encoded by the exons ATGTCGAGGAAACGCAGGCCTACAGTACCCGGCGTCCTATGGCGCATGTTCCGCAACCAAGCGCGTACACTCTGCGACACCATTATCTCGCTGCTCCCTCCGCCGCTTGCATCGCCGGACCTTTGCCGCTGCAATGGCCGCCGTTGCCTTGGCTGCGCTGCCGACGCCATGTCGTTCCTCCTTAGGCCCGACGACCCCTCCGATTACCGCAAACTCCTCACAAAGTGCTTTGTCGTCGTCGCCGGAAACGCGCCTTCAGTCCCCTGTTTCTATCACTGTTCTCCTGTTACCTGTCCCCAAAATGAG ATTGTGTGTAAGGTCATTGAAGAGATGCTGTGTAGAAGGCAAACAGCTAAGACCAATGTATTGTGCGTTGCTTATGATAGG AGAAAACGCTCAAGCCATATTGTGGAGCTTTTAAGCTGTGCATCTTGGTGTTGCCTGTTAGGAAGA GTTGGACACGATCTTATGATTTATTTATTGAACAATACATCGATATTCCTGCCAGCTCCCCGTGGAAAACACTATCAGGTGGGAGGTCCTCCTATCAATGAGAAGTGCTTTGAGATGCTCAAGTGCTCGTCAAAGTCTGGCTATCAACATCCTTCTGTTCATAAATGCG gagcaaataaaagaaaaagatctGAATCAGATGATGTTGGAAACTTAACATGTAAGCAACAAAAGAGCCATATATCTTACAGCACCGATGGTCTTAGTGGCCTTGCAAGTAGTCTTGGCTTAACTAGTGTGGAGTCTTCAACCCTAATGATCAATCATCATGAGAGCATCAATGACAACAATGTCTCTGATGTTCCCAGGCCAAAAAGAACTGCTACTGTTATAACAAAGTCAGAATCAGAAGGGAAACAAGGTTTGGGTAGTTGTACACCTAGGCTTGGAAAAAGATCTAGGGCATTTAGATGGCAGCGGCACAGAAGCAAAAAACAGAAGCAATCAACGACTGATGAGAACAGTTTACTTATTAATAGGAATATGCATACTACTAATAATGATTGTGCTCGTGCTAGTTTTCAGTGTGACAATACTAGCCCAAGTTTTCATGAAAAG ATGACTTGGCAATGTTCTTGCTGTTCACTCTTGCAATCTCTTCAAGCTGTTCAGAAGGCAATCGATATCAAAAGGCATCCTATCTTCTACAACATTGAGTCTTCACCCTCAGTTCTTCCAAAGAAAC ATATTTTATATTCGTTATGGCCAAATTTGACTTCTTCAAAAAGTCTCATTGGCGATGTGTTTGGCTTCGTAGATGCAAGTACCAGCACTCGGCCAATTCCTTGTTCCCACAGCAGTGGCTCATGTCTCATTGGCTCTGCATGCCT GTACCACTCCCTTGTTAAGTGGTTTAAACATCTCATTCGCAGGACACAGTGTTGCCAGCATACAAAGCTCTTGGCTAAGCATTGTGTAGATAATATTGAAGCAATTGATTCACAGTGTGAGGCAGTTAAGTCATACTGCTCGAAAAGTCAAGTGGTATCTTTCATATGGGCTGTTTCTAGGAGTTTAGTTCCTTACGAGTTATTAGGTTCTCCTTCCAATCAGAGAATCATGAGGAGAAATATTTCGAAGTTCATTAACTTACGGAGATTTGAGAAATTTCCTTTAAAGTTATGCATGCATGGACTTAAAACTTCAAGATTTCCTTTCCTATCAAATGAGTATTTCTTGAATAGTCAAAATGCTTGCTTTCGAACAGATGTAGAAGGACATCATAAAGTGTTTCATGAAGAATTTAGAAAATGGAGCAATGCTATACATGATATTAAATGTAAGCTTCTAGAGAAGTGGATATTCTGGTACTACTCTTTCCTTGTTGTACCATTGGTGCAAGCAAATTTTTATGTTACTGAAAGTGAACAAGGGAAGAACGATGTTTTCTATTATTGCAAACCTGTTTGGAACAAATTGACAAATAGAACTATCAACTGCTTCAAAGACAGTGGATACAGTTCTCTGGATAATGTGGCTGTACAAAATATTCTTAGAGGCAGACCATTTGGATTTTCAAAGCTCAGACTTCAACCAAAAGAAAATGGAGTAAGGATGGTGGCAAATCTCAAAGGTTCATCAAGAATGCCACTGCATATGCCTACTTCGGCTTCGGGAGCTCAATATACCCGAAGAGAGGGAACATTAACACAGCAGAAAACCAGGTCTGAACGCTATCAATCTGTAAATTTTGCGCTTCGTGATGCCCATACCATTCTAAAAGGTATTCAGTTTAAGGATCCTTTGAAGCTAGGTTCTTCAGTGTTTGATTACAATGATGTTTACAAAAAATTATGCACATTTTTGGTTGGCCAGAAGAAGGGATTGACACATATGCCTAATCTATTTATCATCACATCTGATGTATCGAAAGCATTTGATTCTGTTGATCAGGAGAAACTGCTTGGCATAATGAAAGATATTCTCGTGGAAGATGAATATTTTCTAAAGCAGTATGATCAAATTGTTTGCACAAAGAAATCTTTGTGGGTTCAAAAACAATTTACAATGCTGGAAACCTTCAAAGCTGGGCATACACAATTCACTTCATTTCAATCTCAGCATTCTGTCTTTGTCAACCAG GAGCGTCGGAAGCACGTGAGGAAGAAATTGCTATTTTCATATCTCACTGAGCATGTGAAGCACAATGTGTTGCAGTTTGATGGGAAATTTTTCTTGCAAGGTGTTGGTATTCCCCAGGGAGGTGTTTTATCTACTTTGCTTTGCTCCTTTTATTATGGACATTTGGAGCAACATGTGATATTCCCATTTCTTAGAAGGGCACTTGAATCTGGAAGTTGCAAGGATAATGATGCTGCGAACACCAATAGTGGGGATAAAGTCTCATCTCCATGTTATCTACTAATGCGATTTAttgatgattttctttttctatcaacTTCAAAGAAACTGGCAGCTAGCTTTTTGTCCAGGATGCAAAGAGGATTTCGTGCTTATAACTGCTACATGAATGTGAGAAAGTTTGGTGCAAACTTTGATGTAGAACAGATGTCAGGTTCCCTCTTGAACAGGATTTATGTGGGCAAAGATGGTGCAACTTCATTTATTCGTTGGAGTGGTCTGCTAATCAACTCCTCAACTATGGAAATTCAGGCTGACTACACAAG GTACTTGAATAACCATCTAAGCTCAACACTTACAGTTTGCTGGCAAGGAAATCCAGGCATTAATCTAAAGGAGAAGTTGTATCTCTTTTTAAGACCTAAATGCCATCCTATATTCTTCGATTCAAATATCAATTCAGATGCTGTTGTCAGATTGAATATTTATCAAGTATTTGTGTTATGTGCTATGAAGTTTCATTGTTATATTCGTGACCTGACATTCATCTGCAAACTTCCAAAAAAATATTGTTTGGACATTATTTGGAGATCTTTGAG ATATATGTACTTGTTGATAAAGAAAAGGATGCGCTCCATGCGTCTTGGTTCTGGTATCCGGCCAATTCTTAagttgaagaaggaagaagtgcaATGGCTTGGGCTTCATGCTTACGTAAAAGTATTGAAGCGAAAGGAATCGCGTCATAAGGCATTGCTTGCGTCATTAAGGTCAAGGTCGTTGTCATCACCTGAAATATCTAGGTGTGTGACACCTGACCTGATTTATGCAGTTAATGCCAAAAACAACACTTTGCTTTGGAGGATCAAGTATTAG
- the LOC112707481 gene encoding proteasome subunit alpha type-3 → MSSIGTGYDLSVTTFSPDGRVFQIEYAAKAVDNSGTVIGIKCKDGIVLGVEKLIASKMMLPGSNRRIHSVHRHSGMAVAGLAADGRQIVARTKSEATNYDSVYGEPIPVKELAERVASYVHLCTLYWWLRPFGCGVILGGYDRDGPQLYMVEPSGVSYRYFGAAIGKGRQAAKTEIEKLKLTDMTCRQGVIEVAKIIYGVHDEAKDKDFELEMSWVCDESNRQHQKVPDELLEEAKAAAKAALEEMDAD, encoded by the exons ATGAGCAGCATCGGAACAGGTTACGATCTATCGGTCACTACTTTCTCACCGGATGGCCGCGTTTTCCAGATCGAGTATGCCGCCAAGGCCGTCGACAATAGCGG GACTGTTATAGGGATCAAATGCAAGGATGGCATTGTGTTG GGCGTGGAGAAACTTATTGCTTCAAAAATGATGTTACCGGGTTCTAATCGGAGAATACACTCTGTTCATCGCCACTCTGGCATG GCCGTGGCAGGGTTAGCAGCTGATGGTAGGCAAATTGTTGCGAGGACCAAGTCTGAAGCAACTAACTATGACAG TGTGTATGGAGAACCTATTCCTGTTAAGGAACTTGCTGAACGCGTGGCTAGTTATGTGCACCTTTGCACACTATACTGGTGGCTCAG ACCTTTTGGATGTGGCGTCATACTAGGAGGTTATGATAGAGATGGACCACAATTGTACATGGTTGAACCTTCTGGCGTTTCCTAT AGATATTTTGGTGCTGCAATTGGGAAAGGCAGGCAGGCTGCAAAAAC AGAGATCGAGAAGCTAAAGCTTACTGATATGACTTGCCGTCAAGGGGTTATTGAAGTAGCCAAGAT TATTTATGGAGTTCATGATGAGGCAAAGGATAAAGACTTTGAACTTGAAATGAGTTGGGTATGTGATGAATCAAATCGCCAAcatcaaaag GTCCCCGATGAGCTTctagaagaagctaaggcagcaGCCAAAGCTGCTCTTGAAGAAATGGATGCAGATTAG
- the LOC112707482 gene encoding vacuolar protein sorting-associated protein 29, with protein sequence MVLVLALGDLHIPHRAPDLPAKFKSMLVPGKIQHIICTGNLSIKEVHDYLKTLCPDLHITRGEYDEDTRYPETKTLTIGQFKLGLCHGHQVIPWGDLDSLAMLQRQLDVDILVTGHTHQFTAYKHEGGVVINPGSATGAHSSITYDVNPSFVLMDIDGLRVVVYVYELIDGEVKVDKIDFKKTASIHTAH encoded by the exons ATGGTGCTGGTGTTGGCTCTTGGGGATTTACACATACCACATAGGGCTCCTGATCTCCCTGCTAAGTTCAAATCCATGCTTGTTCCTGGCAAGATCCAACACATTATTTGTACAGGGAACCTTTCTATCAAG gaagttcatgactacttAAAGACTCTTTGTCCAGACTTGCATATAACTCGTGGCGAGTATGACGAAGATACAAGATATCCAGAGACCAAAACACTGACCATTGGTCAGTTTAAGCTGGGACTATGCCATGGTCATCAG GTTATTCCCTGGGGAGACCTAGATTCACTTGCAATGCTACAGAGGCAGCTAGATGTAGACATCCTTGTCACAGGTCACACACACCAGTTTACCGCATACAAACACGAAGGCGGTGTGGTTATAAATCCTGGTTCTGCAACAGGCGCCCATAGCAGCATCACTTATGATGTGAATCCGAGTTTTGTCCTCATGGACATTGATGGCCTGCGTGTTGTGGTATACGTATATGAACTTATCGATGGAGAGGTTAAGGTTGACAAGATTGACTTTAAGAAAACAGCCTCCATCCACACTGCCCATTAG